Below is a genomic region from Patagioenas fasciata isolate bPatFas1 chromosome 5, bPatFas1.hap1, whole genome shotgun sequence.
AGCATTTGGCATTGGATGTGGGTTTTTCTACTAACACTGAgtccctgttgtcccccagaAAGTCCCCTTCGAGCTGCCCCTGCAGGCAGGACTCGTCCCCCGGCTGCTCATCACCATCACAGGGACCATCAACCCCAACCCAAACAGGTACGGGGGTGTCCAGCACCGAGGGTAGGGGCGGTTTCTGTTGGGCGCTGCTGAATGGAGCAGAGAAATGTGCTTTCCATTCCTGAATAACACCTGCTTAGTGTAAAAATCAAATATTCCATGAAATAAATGTGTAAATGCTCTCTCATTGCCCAACGGGGCCTATGTGTCGGGGTTTTTTCTGCcctcttgctgctgcttttggcaAACTCTGTAAGAGAGCCCAGGGTTTGTGTAGAAAAAGCAGCAAATCTGTTCTTGTCTTTGCAGGTTTTCAGTGGATTTCAAGAGGGGGAATGACATCGCCTTCCACTTCAACCCCCGCTTCaaggaagaaaagagggaagTTATTGTCTGTAATTCCATGTTCCGGAATacctggggaaaggaggagaggaCGGCTCCGAGGTTTCCATTTGAAGCTGGAAAACCCTTCAAGGtagcaaaaattatttaaaaatagtaGTTTTAATGTGCCAGCAACACCTGCGTCCCACACAGGGCTGTGTAACAAGAGTACTGGAAGGAGCTTGATGCTTCTGCACAGGATCAGTTTTGGGGCAGTGGCAGAGCAGGTCCTACAGCACCTGGTTATTcgagtgcccaggtggccaccagcatcctggcttgtgtcagcactggtgtggccagcaggacaagggaaatgATTgttcccctgtgctgggcactgaggAGGCCAAAcctccaatcctgggggcagttttgggcccttcaggccaagaaaggccttgaggtgctggagcgagttgagagaagggaacggagctgctgaggggctggagcacaagtgtgatgggagcggctgagggacctggggggttcagcctggagaacaggagctgaggggagaccttctgatctctgaactgcctgaaaggagcttggagcatggagggggttggtctcttctcccaggtagcaagtgacaggaataagaaacagcctcaagttgctccaggggcaGTTTAGGTTGTtgaatcttgggaacaatttcttccccaaagggctgtgggacattggaacaggctgcccagggcagtggtggaatcaccatccctggaggggttggacagacacataaatgaggttctcagggccatgggttagtgccagggctgggttaccagttggactctgatcttgagggtcatttccaaccaaaactgttctgtgatttattATTAAAtcctcctttttcattttttttaacactTGCTCTGCAGCAGTTCTTGGGCAGGTTCCTATGCCACATCTCCCCCATTCGCAGCCACACTCTCTTCCTGAGCTTTTCCTCCTGCAGTTGGTTACCGTTTGGCGAGGACGCAGCTCTCGCTGTGTGAACCGCCCAGTCCCGCTTCTTGCAAACACCATCCTAGTCACGAGGAAGCAAACTCCGGGCTAAAACATGAAGGAGGAAGaacacagtggggctttgggGGAAAGGCCAAGGTCACCACGGCTGTTTTTGCAGCTGCGAGTTGCTGTACCAGCTTGTCCACATGCCACCGGGCTGGACCTTGAGCCAGCGCCAGCCTGATTCCAGCCCATTCCTTAAACCTTCTCGCTAGAAGGGAGAGgctgatttggggtttttaatgaatatttcaGCTCCAGGTCCTTTGCGAGGCGGATCACTTCAAGGTAGCGGTCAACGACGCTCACTTGCTGCAGTACAACTTCCGCGAGAAGAAGCTGAACGAGGTGACCAAGCTTTGCATCGCTGGGGACATCACCCTCACCAGCGTCATGCCCACCATGATCTAGGGACCATGGGGTTGTCTTAACTCAAACATCCTGCTCTTAACACGGCTGTAACAGAAGTGCCTGCTTATGCAAATACTTTGAGGTAATAAAATGTACTTTCACAAGtaaaatttgttttcaataaGGTCTTGAAAGACACAATATCCTCCAGCAAGGCAATTTCAAATGTGGGAGTGTCTGGATTCTCGCTGTAGAGACAGAGAATCTCTTTGCTGAAGGATGACGAACAGGAGCTGTTTGATTTGGATGAAGAGCAAAGGGAAGGCACCTGTGGTGTTCTGCCCCTGGTCCTGCGAACTGGGGCAAAAAACTTCAACCCCATCTTCTCCAAGTACCAGGTAGCGTGTAGGAACTTGGTATTTTTTACCCTCAGTtgctctgctttttctttaaaataattaaaatagtacAAAGGACTTAAGTTCACCCCCCCAGGGAGGAAGAGCTGCATGATCAAGCTGTGAATGCTTCATATGTAGTGCACAAAAGTGTCACCTCACATTGTTCACTGGGAAACACTGGAAAAGGGGGAAATCTTGAGAGTCTGTGATCCTGAGCAGAATGGGGGATTTCAAGAGGAGATTCAGAGCTGGAGGATGCAAACACTCCCCTAGATCACACCTAGAAAACTTACCCCTGTCTTTCATTTCAAAAGCCCATTTTGCCCCTTCTGGTTGCCCAAATCGGTGTGTCGTGACTACATTTCCCTGCTCAGTGAGATCCGGTTTACACAAACGTTACGTGCTCCGTGGAATGGGTCAtgagctctgtgcttccctccccTCTTCACTTCTGTGTCAGCTGAGACCAGTTTCAAGGGTGTGGAAGTTTATTGGCAAGTTCACCTCGTGAGTCAGGCTGGTTAAAATAAGTAGAAGTATGTTCCCATTGCTGTGAGTCATTCTCCTGGTCTTGTCTGCAAAACAACAGCGCAACAGCCACCACTGAAGTCTCTTCGACACGTCTCATACTCTTTTATAACAGTCACTCCACATAATTTGGCATTTCCAAGTAGAAAACAAGCACAGTGTCGAAATTTCCAGCAGATGCGGTAGCCTAGAGCAGCACGCTGCTAACATCAGCTTGAGCACGTACGTCGGGTGTCAGAAATCCCTCGTTAACCATTCTTCGTTGCACAGTGTTGAAGAGCAAGCAGTGCAGGTGAGTCAATAAGAGCTTCCTGTTTGAAACCACCCCTGTTAACTGGAGTTTAGTGATGAAGAAAGGAGATTCCGGCACAGTAACACCAAATCACATATTATCTTCTTCTATTTATTTGAGTGTAATCAGTACACAGCTTCCAGGTTAAAACTCCCCCCGGCTGTAGCGGCAGCATTTTTGGCTTGGGGATCCAAATTACCTTTGTttggtttaaaataaaagctgaagAATGGGTGGATTACACAGAGGTGGCCATTACAAGAAGCAGCTCAGTctgttatttcttaaaaaatatgaTGATTGAAGGTACTCTAATAGTACTAGtcaaatataaaatataactGGCATGCTCCTTctgcaaatatatatatgttattgTCCAGATAAAAGAATGTACAAGGAACAGGATGCAAGAAGAGGTAGAGGTTTAACATGTCAAGCGGTCCGAGCAAGAGGTTAAGAGGTTTTCACATGAAAAAGCAAAAAGAGAACAGAGTTTGGCTTGAGGGTACTTAAGTTATTCAACAGGTAACTGTGTCCTTAAAGGAATTTATAATCAATGCCTATTTAAATATATTGCCAAGAAGAGCTGTTATCTGACTTGGAAATCCTTGTTCTGAGATAGTTTCTACTACTATGGAGGAAGAGGGTTGTTAAACACCACAAAGGCTCTCACAGCAAAGGGTGACACACATCAAACCCTGCTGATTAGGCACCGAATTCTGGAGCCTAAAGGGTGTAACAGCAACTGAGTGTGGAATGGGGGAGGTAGCAGGCTGAGATTCACCCCCAAAAGGTGCCCTCGCATCAGAAATTGGGCACAGGTACAGCTGCTCTGGGAGGCATCTTGTAATAACCATAATTCATGAGGTCAGTAAGGTCAGGATGGAGAAAAGCTTAAAGATAAAGAGTTTTGCAGCTTGAAGTAGgaaggaaataaatgaaattatacacaaattaaaaatattgcGAGTTGTAGCGAGAATACACAGTCATTGGATACAGCAGGTACAACCAGCAAACAACCCATTACTAATATACAGCGGTACTTCCAGTGCGTAATGACAGCACAATAAAACGTcaccaaatattttaataaattccaCTAGCAGAATACCACGGGTATTCAGTCACTCAGAACACAGTTCAAAGGTAACAGACTATATTCCAGATATCttctgtgggtttgtttgttaatGTAATTTACCGGTTTTGAAATTCAAGTCGCTCTTCATTTTCCCccagagggaggaaggggagaaaatacAATGAGGTCAGTGAATGTTTCAGCTGCTGGAAACTTCTGGGCTTTGCTACTGATCGGGGTGAAGGGAAGCTCAGCATCCAGCATGGGCTGCGGGAGAAATGAGAAACATTCAAGGAATAGTTATTTGCTCTGCAAAACACCGCTGCATCGACACATGAAATAAGAGCAAATTCCCCTTTCTGGATCAACACCAGACCAAGAGTTATTTCTGAGGCAGCAGCTCAGGTGTGTTGGGTTCCTGCACAATTGAGAGGCCACTTAAGCATCGTGGGGCAAAAACTGGTCAAAACTACTTttgagaaggaaaagggagaagcaGGAGGTTCTCTGGCCTCTCGCTCAGCGCTGGGGACATGTCGCAGCTTTAGAATAAGCCAAGCATGGATCTGAAACCTGCATGTCAGTGCATGTAAATATACAGAAACGTGCTTGCTTAGATACGAGGCTGTTTCAAAGTAACGGCCACGGTTCAAAATACATGGTCCATTTTTAAGACACTCATTACTTACATCAATAATCCATATTTTAAAGAgaatttttcacagaatcccagaacgtcagggattggaagggacctggaaagctcatccagtgcaatccccccatggagcaggaacacccagctgaggttccacaggaaggtgtccaggcgggtttgaatggctgcacagaaggagactccacaacctccctgggcagcctgggccaggctctgccaccctcaccatgaagaagtttcttctcaaaattaagtggaacctcttgtgttccagtttgtacccattaccccttgtcctatcattggttgtcaccgagaagagcctggctccatcctcctgacactcatcctttatatatctgtaaacattaataaggtcacgcctcagtctcctcttctccaagctaaagaactccagctctctcagcctttcctcacacaggagatgctccactcccttcagcatcttggtggctgcgctggactctctccagcagttccctgtccttctggaactgggggGGGTAGTTCATGAAACCTAAGAAACTTGACGCCCAGTTTGAAAGTTTTTGCCCACCTGCTTTCCCTGTTGAACGTTACTTCCACCCCTAGAAGTTAaagcaataaataaaaaagggATGGGACAGACCTGGAAAACTCCAAGAAGCAAGTGGAAGGAAAGGACCAGGTAGTTCATTATGTTAGTAAATATTTACAAGGAAAGCCATGAGAAATCAAATTTCGTGGATTGATCTATTAAGAATCAAGCATTGTTCTGTTAAAAATGTCTCGATTCAAGCTACACTCGTCATGTGCAATAAGGAGTAACAGTGTGAGCCTGAGCACGGTGACAGGAATCGTGGTTTGTATTTAGAGGAAGCTACAAGAATTGGCTTGATAACATTTTCCAgagtttaatttattttgtgcagTAACTGATTCTGTAGGAAAGGTTAACAGTGCTGTAACACGGAGATTGCCAAATAAAGGTCAGCTTACCATATCAAAAGGA
It encodes:
- the LGALS3 gene encoding galectin-3 isoform X2, giving the protein MSDGFSGPHPRGPGPHPGGPGPHPGGPGPYPGAPGAFPGGPAGPGPYPAPGQPFSAPGFGPPQGGPAPMKVPFELPLQAGLVPRLLITITGTINPNPNRFSVDFKRGNDIAFHFNPRFKEEKREVIVCNSMFRNTWGKEERTAPRFPFEAGKPFKLQVLCEADHFKVAVNDAHLLQYNFREKKLNEVTKLCIAGDITLTSVMPTMI
- the LGALS3 gene encoding galectin-3 isoform X1, which encodes MSDGFSLSDALPTSNNPSAPPPQGWPSWGNQPPAPGGFPGYPGPPGTYPTPPQGPHPRGPGPHPGGPGPHPGGPGPYPGAPGAFPGGPAGPGPYPAPGQPFSAPGFGPPQGGPAPMKVPFELPLQAGLVPRLLITITGTINPNPNRFSVDFKRGNDIAFHFNPRFKEEKREVIVCNSMFRNTWGKEERTAPRFPFEAGKPFKLQVLCEADHFKVAVNDAHLLQYNFREKKLNEVTKLCIAGDITLTSVMPTMI